From Pseudomonas sp. LS1212, the proteins below share one genomic window:
- a CDS encoding deoxyguanosinetriphosphate triphosphohydrolase — MDWHTLLTRERLGKPLHSPEELGRSPFHKDHDRIIFSGAFRRLGRKTQVHPVSSNDHIHTRLTHSLEVSCVGRSLGMRVGETLRDSLPDWCEPSDLGMVVQSACLAHDIGNPPFGHSGEDAIRHWFQQAAGRGWLDAMSEVERNDFLNFEGNAQGFRVLTQLEYHQFDGGTRLTYATLGTYLKYPWTARHADSLGYKKHKFGCYQSELPLLEQIARKLGLPKLEEQRWARHPLVYLMEAADDICYALIDLEDGLEMELLDYAEVESLLLGLVGDDLPETYRQLGPRDSRRRKLAILRGKAIEHLTNTAARAFVDQQEALLNGTLQGDLVEHMHGPAKRCVLSAKEMAREKIFQDKRKTLHEIGAYTTLEILLNAFCGAALEQHGGRTPSFKHQRILDLLGNNAPHPSWPLHTSFLRVIDFIAGMTDSYASEMAREMTGRSSPM, encoded by the coding sequence TTGGATTGGCACACCCTGCTTACCCGCGAACGCTTGGGCAAACCCCTGCACAGCCCTGAGGAACTGGGTCGAAGCCCCTTTCACAAGGACCATGACCGCATCATCTTTTCCGGTGCCTTTCGCCGCCTGGGCCGCAAGACCCAGGTGCACCCGGTGTCGAGCAACGATCATATCCACACACGCCTGACCCATTCCCTGGAGGTCAGCTGCGTAGGGCGCTCGCTGGGCATGCGCGTGGGTGAAACCCTGCGCGACAGCCTGCCGGATTGGTGCGAGCCCAGCGATCTGGGTATGGTCGTGCAGTCTGCGTGCCTTGCCCACGATATCGGCAACCCGCCGTTCGGACACTCGGGCGAAGATGCGATCCGCCACTGGTTCCAGCAAGCTGCCGGTCGCGGCTGGCTGGACGCGATGAGCGAGGTCGAGCGCAATGACTTTCTCAACTTCGAAGGCAACGCCCAGGGCTTCCGGGTGCTGACCCAACTGGAGTACCACCAGTTCGACGGCGGCACCCGACTGACCTACGCGACCCTGGGAACCTACCTGAAGTACCCCTGGACAGCGCGGCACGCCGACTCCCTGGGCTACAAGAAACACAAGTTCGGTTGTTATCAGAGCGAATTGCCGCTGCTCGAACAGATCGCCCGGAAGCTCGGCCTGCCCAAGCTTGAAGAGCAACGATGGGCACGTCACCCGCTGGTGTACCTGATGGAGGCCGCCGACGACATCTGTTATGCGTTGATCGATCTGGAAGATGGCCTGGAAATGGAACTGCTCGATTACGCCGAGGTGGAATCCCTGCTGCTGGGGCTGGTGGGCGACGACCTGCCGGAAACCTATCGTCAACTTGGCCCGCGCGATTCGCGACGGCGCAAACTGGCCATTTTGCGTGGCAAGGCCATCGAGCACCTGACCAACACGGCCGCACGCGCCTTTGTCGATCAACAAGAGGCTCTGCTCAACGGCACCCTGCAGGGGGACCTGGTCGAACATATGCATGGCCCCGCCAAGCGCTGCGTGCTCAGTGCGAAAGAGATGGCGCGGGAGAAAATATTTCAGGACAAGCGCAAGACGCTCCATGAGATCGGCGCTTACACCACCCTGGAGATTCTGCTGAACGCCTTCTGCGGAGCAGCTCTGGAACAACACGGTGGGCGCACGCCTTCCTTCAAGCACCAGCGCATCCTCGACCTGCTGGGTAACAATGCACCTCACCCCTCGTGGCCTTTACATACTTCATTCCTGCGTGTAATCGACTTTATCGCCGGCATGACCGACAGCTACGCCAGCGAAATGGCCCGGGAAATGACCGGACGCTCCAGCCCTATGTAA
- a CDS encoding response regulator, whose protein sequence is MSIQQPHILLVEDHPFQLIATQILLNNHGFLRLTSALDANEALRIMARAEHIDVLLCDQCLPGMTGLKLIETASQWGWIDRAILLSSLAQEELQALHHQALQQNLPMLGYLSKPLNTHALALLLALPR, encoded by the coding sequence ATGTCGATACAACAACCGCATATATTGCTGGTAGAGGATCATCCTTTCCAACTCATCGCTACGCAGATCCTCTTGAACAACCACGGTTTCCTGCGACTGACCTCGGCATTGGACGCCAATGAGGCACTAAGGATCATGGCCCGCGCAGAGCACATCGATGTTCTGTTGTGCGACCAATGCCTGCCAGGCATGACCGGGTTGAAACTCATTGAGACTGCCAGCCAGTGGGGCTGGATTGACCGGGCCATATTGCTCAGCAGCCTTGCGCAAGAAGAACTGCAGGCGCTGCATCACCAGGCGCTGCAACAGAACCTGCCCATGTTGGGCTATCTGAGCAAACCCTTGAATACTCATGCGCTGGCGCTACTGCTGGCACTGCCTCGCTGA
- a CDS encoding ammonium transporter gives MENLQSAVDSLVHGSNTLFILLGAVMVLAMHAGFAFLEVGTVRHKNQVNALSKILSDFAVSTLAYFFIGYWISYGVSFLQPAAVLSADHGYGLVKFFFLLTFAAAIPAIISGGIAERARFVPQLCATALIVAFIYPFFEGVVWNGNFGVQAWLQARFGAGFHDFAGSVVVHAVGGWLALTAVLLLGPRNGRYREGRLVAFAPSNIPFLALGSWILIVGWFGFNVMSAQTLQAVSGLVAVNSLMAMVGGTVAALVVGRNDPGFLHNGPLAGLVAICAGSDLMHPVGALMTGVVAGALFVWCFTAAQNQWKIDDVLGVWPLHGICGVWGGIACGIFGQSALGGLGGVSLASQVIGSAAGVVVALTGGFAVYGTIKAITGIRLSQEQEYYGADLSIHKIGANSQD, from the coding sequence ATGGAAAATCTGCAAAGTGCGGTGGACTCATTGGTCCATGGCTCCAACACGCTGTTCATTCTGCTCGGTGCGGTCATGGTGCTGGCCATGCACGCCGGCTTCGCCTTTCTGGAGGTCGGGACGGTCAGGCACAAAAACCAGGTCAATGCCCTGTCCAAGATCCTCAGTGACTTCGCTGTGTCGACGCTGGCTTATTTCTTTATAGGCTACTGGATCTCTTATGGGGTCAGTTTTCTGCAACCAGCGGCGGTGCTCAGCGCCGACCATGGTTACGGGCTGGTCAAGTTCTTCTTCCTGCTGACCTTTGCTGCGGCGATTCCGGCAATCATTTCCGGCGGCATTGCCGAGCGGGCCCGTTTCGTCCCGCAACTGTGCGCGACGGCGCTGATCGTGGCGTTCATCTACCCGTTCTTCGAGGGCGTGGTGTGGAACGGCAACTTCGGTGTGCAGGCATGGTTGCAGGCAAGGTTCGGCGCCGGCTTTCACGATTTTGCCGGCTCCGTGGTGGTGCATGCCGTGGGTGGCTGGCTGGCGTTGACAGCGGTATTGCTGCTGGGCCCGCGCAATGGCCGGTATCGGGAAGGGCGGTTGGTGGCGTTTGCGCCGTCGAACATTCCGTTCCTGGCCTTGGGCTCATGGATTCTGATTGTCGGCTGGTTCGGTTTCAACGTGATGAGCGCCCAGACCCTGCAAGCGGTCAGTGGGCTGGTAGCGGTCAACTCGCTCATGGCCATGGTGGGCGGTACGGTTGCAGCCCTGGTGGTCGGTCGCAATGACCCAGGTTTTCTGCATAACGGCCCGCTGGCGGGGTTGGTGGCAATATGCGCGGGCTCGGACCTGATGCACCCGGTTGGCGCACTCATGACCGGCGTCGTTGCCGGTGCGCTGTTTGTCTGGTGCTTCACCGCGGCCCAGAACCAATGGAAAATCGACGATGTGCTGGGTGTCTGGCCCTTGCATGGTATTTGCGGGGTGTGGGGTGGTATTGCCTGCGGCATTTTTGGTCAGTCCGCATTGGGCGGCTTGGGTGGGGTCAGCCTGGCCAGTCAGGTGATCGGCAGCGCCGCGGGCGTCGTGGTGGCGCTGACGGGCGGATTTGCCGTATACGGCACGATCAAGGCCATCACCGGCATTCGCCTGAGCCAGGAGCAGGAGTATTACGGCGCCGACCTGTCGATCCACAAGATCGGCGCCAACAGCCAGGATTGA
- a CDS encoding YqjD family protein, giving the protein MASKTAKTAQDILMADFQTLVRDTEKLLEHTATLAGDQADELRTQIHDSLLRARETLKMTEDSMRERGEAAVIATEEYVQANPWQSIGIAAGVGFLIGLLATRR; this is encoded by the coding sequence ATGGCCAGCAAGACGGCAAAGACTGCTCAAGACATATTGATGGCTGACTTTCAGACCCTGGTTCGCGACACGGAAAAATTGCTGGAGCACACCGCGACCTTGGCCGGTGACCAGGCTGACGAATTGCGCACGCAAATTCACGACAGCCTGCTGCGTGCCCGCGAGACCCTGAAGATGACCGAAGACTCGATGCGCGAGCGCGGCGAAGCCGCCGTTATCGCCACCGAAGAATATGTCCAGGCCAACCCCTGGCAGTCGATCGGCATCGCCGCCGGCGTGGGCTTTCTGATTGGCCTGCTGGCCACAAGGCGCTGA
- a CDS encoding response regulator transcription factor, whose translation MHSVFIVDDHPVIRLAVRMLLENEGYRVIGESDNGVDAMQMVRECVPDLIILDISIPKLDGLEVLARFNSMNIPLKILVLTAQSPALFAIRCMQSGASGYVCKQEDLSELLSAIKAVLSGYNYFPSQALNAVRQDDGPQTDAERFKLVNDRELMVLQLFAQGRTNKEIAKGMFLSNKTVSTYKKRLMQKLHASTLVELIEIAKRNALV comes from the coding sequence ATGCACTCTGTTTTTATTGTCGACGATCATCCGGTCATTCGCCTGGCGGTTCGTATGTTGTTGGAAAACGAGGGCTACCGCGTCATCGGAGAGTCCGATAATGGGGTAGACGCCATGCAAATGGTTCGCGAGTGCGTGCCGGACCTGATCATTCTGGACATCAGCATTCCCAAGCTCGATGGCCTGGAAGTTCTGGCCCGCTTCAACTCAATGAATATTCCATTGAAGATACTGGTGCTGACCGCCCAGAGCCCTGCGCTGTTTGCCATCCGCTGCATGCAGTCGGGGGCCTCCGGCTACGTCTGCAAACAGGAAGACCTCAGTGAACTGCTCAGCGCCATCAAGGCTGTATTGTCGGGTTACAACTACTTTCCGAGCCAGGCCCTCAACGCTGTCCGTCAGGATGATGGTCCGCAAACGGACGCAGAGCGGTTCAAGCTGGTGAATGATCGGGAACTCATGGTCCTGCAACTTTTTGCTCAAGGGCGAACAAACAAGGAAATTGCCAAGGGCATGTTTCTAAGCAACAAGACTGTCAGCACATACAAAAAGCGACTGATGCAAAAACTCCACGCCAGCACTCTGGTGGAACTTATCGAGATAGCCAAACGCAACGCGTTGGTGTGA
- a CDS encoding phage holin family protein: MTMGTETDPTGTGTSSSTRRLGAAFLGLLHSHVELFGIELQEQKARTLGLLLFAGLTLVFALLLLTALSGLVLVLLWDTYRLAGIVGLCVFYGLAALFCGLRLKAAIFDESSPFSATLEELANDRERLLP, translated from the coding sequence ATGACGATGGGCACGGAAACCGACCCGACGGGCACGGGCACAAGCTCATCGACGCGGCGCCTGGGTGCCGCCTTTCTCGGGCTGCTGCACAGTCATGTCGAACTGTTCGGCATCGAGCTGCAAGAGCAAAAGGCGCGCACCCTCGGCCTGCTGTTGTTCGCGGGGCTGACGCTGGTTTTTGCCTTGCTGTTGCTGACAGCCCTGTCCGGGCTGGTGCTGGTCTTGCTGTGGGACACTTATCGACTGGCCGGCATTGTCGGGCTATGTGTGTTCTACGGCCTGGCCGCACTCTTCTGTGGCTTGCGCTTGAAGGCAGCCATCTTCGATGAGTCTTCGCCCTTCAGTGCCACCCTCGAAGAGCTGGCCAATGACCGGGAGCGCCTGCTGCCATGA